Proteins from one Stenotrophomonas aracearum genomic window:
- a CDS encoding type II toxin-antitoxin system VapC family toxin has translation MIAVDSPVLVELLSNGPQADAVEACLRQSLVSGKVVVCGATLAEVCASLRGGAEVLEALEEMGVHFNALEAKSALRAGEMHRRHRQRGDSRRSLDDFMVGAHALLQCDGLITWNDKFYRDYFKGLKLIVPNA, from the coding sequence ATGATCGCCGTCGATTCCCCGGTGCTGGTCGAGCTGCTGAGCAATGGTCCGCAGGCCGATGCCGTGGAGGCCTGCCTGCGCCAGAGCCTGGTCAGCGGCAAGGTGGTGGTGTGCGGGGCAACCCTCGCCGAAGTCTGTGCCAGCCTGCGCGGCGGTGCCGAGGTGCTGGAAGCGCTGGAGGAAATGGGCGTCCATTTCAACGCGCTGGAAGCCAAGTCGGCCCTGCGCGCGGGCGAGATGCACCGCCGCCATCGCCAGCGCGGGGACAGCCGGCGCAGCCTGGACGACTTCATGGTCGGCGCGCACGCGCTGTTGCAGTGCGACGGCCTGATCACCTGGAACGACAAGTTTTACCGCGACTACTTCAAGGGCCTGAAGCTGATCGTGCCAAACGCCTGA
- the acnA gene encoding aconitate hydratase AcnA encodes MSDSFSTRSQLDVGGTTYDYFSLPKLGQQFDISHLPYSMKILLENLLRHEDGGATVGRDHIEAVARWNPAAEPDIEIAFMPARVVLQDFTGVPCVVDLAAMRDAVVKLGGRPEQINPQIPSELVIDHSVQVDVFGTPDALDLNGKIEFQRNQERYGFLRWGQKAFDNFKVVPPNTGIVHQVNLENLARVVMTADKDGKAVAYPDTVFGTDSHTTMINGIGVLGWGVGGIEAEAAMLGQPSSMLIPQVVGFKLTGRLPEGATATDLVLTVTQMLRKHGVVGKFVEFFGEGLQHLPLADRATIGNMAPEYGATCGIFPIDNESLNYLRLSGRNEEQIALVEAYAKAQGLWHDATTAHASYSATLELDMGEVKPSLAGPKRPQDRVLLQDVKQNYRDNLGGLTTNRDKRSDDVSKFVNEGGGAAVGNEQLAKGYADVDLDGTRFRLKDGAVVIAAITSCTNTSNPAVMIGAGLLARNAAAKGLDRKPWVKTSLGPGSRVVTDYLEKAGVLTELEKVGFYVVGYGCTTCIGNSGPLPTEVSAGIASGDLVVTSVLSGNRNFEGRVHPEVKMNYLASPPLVVAYAIAGTTDIDLTTEPLGTGSDGQPVYLRDIWPSNKEIGDVIAATIGPEMFKQNYADVFKGDSRWNTIQSPDGDLYEWDGSSTYIKNPPYFDGMTMQVGHIDDVHGARVMGLFGDSITTDHISPAGNIKKDSPAGRFLQERGVQPADFNSYGSRRGNDDVMVRGTFANIRIKNLMFLGEEGGNTLYYPAGGGEPEKLAIYDAAMKYKAEGVPLVVFAGKEYGTGSSRDWAAKGTNLLGVKAVMAESFERIHRSNLVGMGVLPLQFQAGENAQSLGLDGSEKVDITGLADGASKTATVTATRADGTVKTFQAHVMLLTPKEVEYFKHGGLLQYVLRQLAAR; translated from the coding sequence ATGAGCGACTCGTTCTCCACCCGCAGCCAGCTGGACGTCGGCGGCACCACCTACGACTACTTCAGCCTGCCCAAGCTCGGACAGCAGTTCGACATCTCCCACCTGCCCTATTCGATGAAGATCCTGCTGGAGAACCTGCTCCGGCACGAAGACGGCGGCGCCACCGTCGGCCGCGATCACATCGAAGCGGTGGCACGCTGGAACCCGGCCGCCGAGCCGGACATCGAAATCGCCTTCATGCCGGCCCGCGTGGTCCTGCAGGACTTCACCGGCGTGCCCTGCGTGGTCGACCTGGCCGCCATGCGCGACGCCGTGGTCAAGCTGGGCGGCCGCCCGGAACAGATCAACCCGCAGATCCCCTCCGAACTGGTCATCGACCACTCGGTGCAGGTGGACGTGTTCGGCACCCCGGACGCACTCGACCTGAACGGCAAGATCGAATTCCAGCGCAACCAGGAACGCTACGGCTTCCTTCGCTGGGGCCAGAAGGCGTTCGACAACTTCAAGGTGGTGCCGCCCAACACCGGCATCGTCCACCAGGTGAACCTGGAGAACCTGGCGCGCGTGGTGATGACTGCGGACAAGGACGGCAAGGCGGTCGCCTACCCCGACACCGTGTTCGGCACCGACAGCCACACCACCATGATCAACGGCATCGGCGTGCTCGGCTGGGGCGTGGGCGGCATTGAGGCCGAAGCGGCGATGCTCGGCCAGCCCTCCTCCATGCTGATCCCGCAGGTGGTGGGCTTCAAGCTCACCGGCCGCCTGCCCGAAGGCGCGACCGCCACCGACCTGGTGCTGACCGTCACCCAGATGCTGCGCAAGCACGGGGTGGTCGGCAAGTTCGTCGAGTTCTTCGGCGAAGGCCTGCAGCACCTGCCGCTGGCCGACCGCGCCACCATCGGCAACATGGCGCCCGAGTACGGCGCCACCTGCGGCATCTTTCCGATCGACAACGAATCGCTGAACTACCTGCGCCTGTCCGGCCGCAACGAAGAACAGATCGCGCTGGTCGAAGCCTACGCCAAGGCCCAGGGCCTGTGGCACGACGCCACCACCGCCCATGCCAGCTACAGCGCCACGCTGGAACTGGACATGGGCGAGGTCAAGCCGTCGCTGGCCGGTCCCAAGCGCCCGCAGGATCGGGTGCTGCTGCAGGACGTCAAGCAGAACTACCGCGACAACCTGGGTGGCCTGACCACCAATCGCGACAAGCGCAGCGACGACGTTTCCAAGTTCGTCAACGAAGGCGGCGGCGCTGCGGTCGGCAACGAACAGCTGGCCAAGGGCTACGCCGATGTCGACCTGGACGGCACCCGTTTCCGGCTCAAGGACGGTGCCGTGGTCATCGCCGCCATCACCTCCTGCACCAACACCTCCAACCCGGCGGTGATGATCGGTGCCGGCCTGCTCGCCCGCAACGCGGCGGCCAAGGGCCTGGACCGCAAGCCGTGGGTGAAGACCTCGCTCGGCCCGGGTTCGCGCGTGGTCACCGACTACCTTGAAAAGGCCGGCGTGCTCACCGAGCTGGAAAAGGTCGGCTTCTACGTGGTCGGCTACGGCTGCACCACCTGCATCGGCAATTCCGGCCCGCTGCCCACCGAAGTCAGCGCCGGCATCGCCAGTGGCGACCTGGTGGTGACCTCGGTGCTGTCGGGCAACCGCAACTTCGAGGGCCGCGTGCACCCCGAAGTGAAGATGAACTATCTGGCCAGCCCGCCGCTGGTGGTGGCCTACGCGATCGCCGGCACCACCGACATCGACCTGACCACCGAACCGCTCGGCACCGGCAGCGACGGCCAGCCGGTGTACCTGCGCGACATCTGGCCGAGCAACAAGGAAATCGGCGACGTCATCGCCGCGACCATCGGCCCGGAGATGTTCAAGCAGAACTACGCCGACGTGTTCAAGGGCGACAGCCGCTGGAACACCATCCAGTCGCCCGACGGCGACCTGTACGAATGGGACGGCAGCTCCACCTACATCAAGAACCCGCCCTACTTCGATGGCATGACCATGCAGGTCGGCCACATCGACGACGTGCACGGCGCCCGGGTGATGGGCCTGTTCGGCGACTCGATCACCACCGACCACATCTCCCCGGCCGGCAACATCAAGAAGGACTCCCCGGCGGGCCGCTTCCTGCAGGAGCGCGGCGTGCAGCCGGCCGACTTCAACAGCTACGGCAGCCGCCGCGGCAATGACGACGTGATGGTGCGCGGCACCTTTGCCAACATCCGCATCAAGAACCTGATGTTTTTGGGCGAGGAAGGCGGCAACACCCTGTACTACCCGGCCGGCGGCGGCGAGCCGGAAAAGCTGGCCATCTACGACGCGGCCATGAAGTACAAGGCCGAGGGCGTGCCGCTGGTGGTGTTCGCCGGCAAGGAGTACGGCACCGGCTCCTCGCGCGACTGGGCCGCCAAGGGCACCAACCTGCTGGGCGTGAAGGCGGTGATGGCCGAGAGCTTCGAGCGCATCCACCGTTCCAACCTGGTCGGCATGGGCGTGCTGCCGCTGCAGTTCCAGGCAGGCGAGAACGCCCAGAGCCTGGGCCTGGACGGCTCGGAGAAGGTCGACATCACCGGCCTGGCCGATGGCGCCAGCAAGACCGCCACGGTCACCGCGACCCGCGCCGACGGCACCGTGAAGACCTTCCAGGCCCATGTGATGCTGCTGACCCCCAAGGAAGTGGAGTACTTCAAGCACGGCGGCCTGCTGCAGTACGTGCTGCGCCAGCTGGCGGCCCGCTGA
- the acnB gene encoding bifunctional aconitate hydratase 2/2-methylisocitrate dehydratase codes for MLEAYRHHVAERAALGIPPLPLNAQQTADVIELLKNPPAGEAEFLLDLLTHRVPAGVDDAAKVKASYLAAIAFGSETNPLIPRERATELLGTMLGGYNVAPLVQLLDDASVGTIAADALKHTLLVFDAFHDVQEEAKAGNANAQAVLQSWADAEWFTSKPEVAASMTVTVFKVPGETNTDDLSPAPDATTRPDIPMHALAMLKNKRDDAAFTPEEDGKRGPIQQILSLKDKGHLVAYVGDVVGTGSSRKSATNSVLWWTGDDIPYIPNKRAGGVCLGGKIAPIFYNTMEDAGALPIELDVTKMEHGDVVELRPYEGKALKNGEVIAEFEVKSEVLFDEVRAGGRIPLIVGRGLTGKAREALGLAPTDLFRLPVQPVDTGKGFSLAQKMVGRACGLPEGQGMRPGTYCEPKMTSVGSQDTTGPMTRDELKDLACLGFSADLVMQSFCHTAAYPKPVDVKTHHTLPEFISTRGGVSLRPGDGVIHSWLNRMLLPDTVGTGGDSHTRFPVGISFPAGSGLVAFAAATGVMPLDMPESVLVRFKGQMQPGVTLRDLVNAIPLYAIKSGLLTVAKAGKKNIFSGRILEIEGLPDLKVEQAFELSDASAERSAAGCSVHLNKEPIIEYLTSNITLLKWMIAEGYQDARSLARRIEKMESWLANPELLEPDADAEYAAVIEIDLADIHEPIVACPNDPDDVKTLSDVAGAAIDEVFIGSCMTNIGHFRAAAKLLEGKRDIPTKLWVAPPTKMDASELTKEGHYGTFGTAGARMEMPGCSLCMGNQAQVREGATVFSTSTRNFPNRLGRNSNVYLGSAELAAICSRLGRIPTKAEYMADIGVLDASGKEIYRYMNFDQIEEYQDVAKTVAA; via the coding sequence ATGTTGGAAGCCTACCGCCACCACGTAGCCGAGCGCGCCGCGCTTGGCATCCCGCCGCTGCCGCTGAACGCCCAGCAGACGGCCGACGTCATCGAACTGCTGAAGAACCCGCCGGCCGGCGAGGCCGAGTTCCTGCTCGACCTGCTGACCCACCGCGTTCCGGCCGGCGTCGATGACGCGGCCAAGGTCAAGGCCTCGTACCTGGCCGCGATCGCGTTCGGCAGCGAAACCAACCCGCTGATTCCGCGTGAGCGCGCCACCGAACTGCTGGGCACCATGCTGGGCGGCTACAACGTCGCGCCGCTGGTGCAGCTGCTGGACGACGCCAGCGTCGGCACCATTGCCGCCGATGCGCTGAAGCACACCCTGCTGGTGTTCGACGCCTTCCACGATGTGCAGGAAGAGGCCAAGGCGGGCAACGCCAACGCGCAGGCCGTGCTGCAGAGCTGGGCCGATGCCGAATGGTTCACCAGCAAGCCAGAAGTGGCCGCGAGCATGACCGTCACGGTGTTCAAGGTGCCGGGCGAAACCAATACCGATGACCTGTCGCCGGCCCCGGACGCCACCACCCGGCCGGATATTCCGATGCACGCCCTGGCGATGCTGAAGAACAAGCGCGACGATGCCGCCTTTACGCCGGAAGAAGACGGCAAGCGCGGTCCGATCCAGCAGATCCTCTCGCTCAAGGACAAGGGCCACCTGGTCGCCTACGTGGGCGATGTGGTCGGCACCGGTTCGTCGCGCAAGTCGGCGACCAACAGCGTGCTGTGGTGGACCGGCGACGACATTCCGTACATCCCGAACAAGCGCGCCGGCGGCGTGTGCCTGGGCGGCAAGATCGCCCCGATCTTCTACAACACCATGGAAGACGCTGGCGCACTGCCGATCGAGCTGGACGTGACGAAGATGGAGCACGGCGATGTCGTCGAGCTGCGTCCGTATGAAGGCAAGGCACTGAAGAACGGCGAAGTGATCGCCGAATTTGAAGTGAAGTCCGAAGTGCTGTTCGACGAAGTGCGCGCCGGTGGCCGCATTCCGCTGATCGTCGGCCGCGGCCTGACCGGCAAGGCGCGCGAAGCGCTGGGCCTGGCCCCGACCGATCTGTTCCGCCTGCCGGTGCAGCCGGTCGACACCGGCAAGGGCTTCTCGCTGGCGCAGAAGATGGTCGGCCGCGCCTGTGGCCTGCCGGAAGGCCAGGGCATGCGCCCGGGCACCTACTGCGAACCGAAGATGACCTCGGTGGGCTCGCAGGACACCACCGGCCCGATGACCCGTGACGAGCTGAAGGACCTGGCCTGCCTGGGCTTCTCGGCCGACCTGGTGATGCAGTCGTTCTGCCACACCGCGGCGTACCCGAAGCCGGTCGACGTCAAGACCCACCACACCCTGCCGGAATTCATCTCCACCCGTGGCGGCGTGTCGCTGCGTCCGGGCGATGGCGTGATCCACAGCTGGCTCAACCGCATGCTGCTGCCCGACACCGTCGGCACCGGCGGCGACTCGCACACCCGTTTCCCGGTGGGCATTTCGTTCCCGGCCGGCTCGGGCCTGGTGGCGTTCGCCGCCGCCACCGGCGTGATGCCGCTGGACATGCCGGAATCGGTGCTGGTGCGCTTCAAGGGCCAGATGCAGCCGGGCGTGACCCTGCGTGACCTGGTCAACGCGATTCCCCTGTACGCGATCAAGTCGGGCCTGCTGACCGTGGCCAAGGCTGGCAAGAAGAACATCTTCTCCGGCCGCATCCTTGAAATCGAAGGCCTGCCGGACCTGAAGGTGGAGCAGGCGTTCGAACTGTCCGACGCCTCGGCTGAGCGCTCGGCTGCCGGCTGCTCGGTGCACCTGAACAAGGAACCGATCATCGAGTACCTCACCAGCAACATCACGCTGCTGAAGTGGATGATTGCCGAGGGTTACCAGGACGCCCGTTCGCTGGCGCGCCGTATCGAGAAGATGGAATCGTGGCTGGCCAACCCGGAGCTGTTGGAGCCGGACGCCGACGCCGAATACGCCGCGGTCATCGAAATCGACCTGGCCGACATCCACGAGCCGATCGTGGCCTGCCCGAACGATCCGGACGACGTCAAGACGCTGTCGGACGTGGCCGGTGCGGCCATCGATGAAGTCTTCATCGGTTCGTGCATGACCAACATCGGTCACTTCCGCGCCGCTGCGAAGCTGCTGGAAGGCAAGCGCGACATCCCGACCAAGCTGTGGGTGGCCCCGCCGACCAAGATGGACGCCTCGGAGCTGACCAAGGAAGGCCATTACGGGACCTTCGGCACCGCCGGTGCGCGCATGGAAATGCCGGGCTGCTCGCTGTGCATGGGCAACCAGGCACAGGTGCGCGAAGGCGCGACGGTGTTCTCGACCTCGACCCGCAACTTCCCGAACCGCCTGGGCCGCAACTCCAACGTGTACCTGGGTTCGGCCGAGCTGGCCGCGATCTGCTCGCGCCTGGGCCGCATTCCGACCAAGGCCGAGTACATGGCCGACATCGGCGTGCTGGATGCCAGCGGCAAGGAGATCTACCGCTACATGAACTTCGACCAGATCGAGGAATACCAGGACGTGGCCAAGACGGTCGCCGCCTGA
- a CDS encoding AbrB/MazE/SpoVT family DNA-binding domain-containing protein — protein sequence MEATVAERGQITLPKAVRDALGLTKGTQLKVELDGSRIILRKSVDDAISRARGKFSLDGFESAEAAVRAVRDEG from the coding sequence ATGGAAGCCACCGTTGCAGAACGCGGACAGATCACCTTGCCCAAGGCGGTCCGCGACGCGCTCGGCCTGACCAAGGGCACCCAGCTGAAGGTGGAGCTCGACGGCAGCCGCATCATCCTGCGCAAGAGTGTTGACGATGCCATTTCAAGGGCGCGCGGCAAGTTCTCGCTGGACGGCTTCGAGTCGGCCGAGGCGGCCGTGCGCGCCGTGCGCGACGAGGGATAA
- a CDS encoding long-chain fatty acid--CoA ligase, which translates to MSLERPWLKSYPNGVPAEIDVNEFHSVSAVFDTSVARFRDRPAYSSFGKVLTYGETDALVEKFAAYLLGELKLKKGDRVALMMPNCLQYPVATFGVLRAGLTVVNVNPLYTARELKHQLVDSGASVLVVVDNFGDTVQQVIAETQVKQVITTGLGDMLGAKGVLVNFVLKYIKKMVPNYSLRGAIRFNQALKLGSKHTLPKVELDHDDVAFLQYTGGTTGVAKGAMLTNRNLVANMQQASAWISASGIEMGKEWIITALPLYHIFALTANGLVFMKFGGCNHLITNPRDMKGFVKELKSTRFTAITGVNTLFNGLLNTPGFDEIDFSSLKVTLGGGMAVQRSVAERWKKTTGVTLVEAYGLTETSPAACINPLNLAEYNGAIGLPIPSTDACVKDDNGVTMAAGDVGELCIRGPQVMKGYWQRPEDTAKAIDADGWLHTGDMARMDENGFFYIVDRKKDMILVSGFNVYPNEVEDVIAMMPGVLEVAAVGVPDEKSGEIVKVVIVKKDPNLTAEMVKEHARANLTGYKHPKIVEFRKELPKTNVGKILRRELRDAPAA; encoded by the coding sequence ATGAGTCTGGAACGTCCCTGGCTGAAGAGCTATCCCAACGGCGTACCCGCCGAAATCGACGTCAATGAGTTCCATTCGGTGTCGGCCGTTTTCGATACGTCCGTGGCCAGGTTCCGCGACCGTCCCGCCTACTCCAGCTTCGGCAAGGTCCTCACCTATGGTGAAACCGACGCCCTGGTCGAAAAATTCGCCGCCTACCTGCTGGGCGAGCTGAAGCTCAAGAAGGGCGACCGCGTCGCCCTGATGATGCCCAACTGCCTGCAGTACCCGGTCGCCACCTTCGGCGTGCTGCGCGCCGGCCTGACCGTGGTCAACGTCAACCCGCTGTACACCGCGCGCGAACTGAAGCACCAGCTGGTCGATTCCGGTGCTTCCGTACTCGTGGTCGTGGACAACTTCGGCGACACCGTGCAGCAGGTCATCGCCGAGACCCAGGTCAAGCAGGTCATCACCACCGGCCTGGGCGACATGCTCGGCGCGAAGGGCGTGCTGGTGAACTTCGTGCTGAAGTACATCAAGAAGATGGTGCCCAACTACAGCCTGCGCGGCGCGATCCGCTTCAACCAGGCGCTGAAGCTGGGCAGCAAGCACACCCTGCCGAAGGTGGAGCTGGACCACGACGACGTGGCCTTCCTGCAGTACACCGGCGGCACCACCGGCGTGGCCAAGGGCGCCATGCTGACCAACCGCAACCTGGTGGCCAACATGCAGCAGGCCTCGGCGTGGATCTCCGCGTCGGGCATTGAAATGGGCAAGGAGTGGATCATCACCGCCCTGCCGCTGTACCACATCTTCGCATTGACCGCGAACGGGCTGGTCTTCATGAAGTTCGGTGGCTGCAACCACCTGATCACCAACCCGCGCGACATGAAGGGCTTCGTCAAGGAGCTCAAGTCGACCCGCTTCACCGCCATCACCGGCGTCAACACGCTGTTCAACGGCCTGCTCAACACCCCCGGCTTCGACGAGATCGACTTCTCCTCGCTGAAGGTCACCCTGGGCGGCGGCATGGCCGTGCAGCGTTCGGTCGCAGAGCGCTGGAAGAAGACCACCGGCGTCACCCTGGTCGAAGCCTACGGCCTGACCGAAACCTCGCCGGCCGCCTGCATCAACCCGCTCAACCTGGCCGAGTACAACGGCGCGATCGGCCTGCCGATTCCGTCCACCGACGCCTGCGTGAAAGACGACAACGGCGTCACCATGGCTGCCGGCGACGTCGGCGAACTGTGCATCCGTGGCCCGCAGGTGATGAAGGGTTACTGGCAGCGTCCGGAAGACACCGCCAAGGCGATCGACGCCGACGGCTGGCTGCACACCGGCGACATGGCGCGCATGGACGAGAACGGCTTCTTCTACATCGTCGACCGCAAGAAGGACATGATCCTGGTGTCCGGCTTCAACGTGTACCCGAACGAGGTCGAAGACGTGATCGCGATGATGCCCGGCGTGCTGGAAGTGGCTGCAGTGGGCGTGCCCGACGAAAAGTCCGGCGAAATCGTCAAGGTCGTGATCGTCAAGAAGGACCCGAACCTGACCGCCGAAATGGTCAAGGAACACGCCCGCGCCAACCTGACCGGCTACAAGCACCCGAAGATCGTCGAGTTCCGCAAGGAACTGCCGAAGACCAACGTCGGCAAGATCCTGCGCCGCGAGCTGCGCGACGCCCCGGCGGCGTAA